Proteins co-encoded in one Marmota flaviventris isolate mMarFla1 chromosome 9, mMarFla1.hap1, whole genome shotgun sequence genomic window:
- the LOC114084498 gene encoding tripartite motif-containing protein 64-like has translation MDSHALQDFQSALTCSICMNYFLEPVTIDCGHTLCQPCLYFCWDEAQTPRCCPQCREIVEKTDYRTNTVVKKLTSLARQARPRSDSNSGEQLCRTNGETKGLFCEVDKSLLSAPCSESPEHAVHSYSPVACMAEENREKIVKKMDPLWQKTQEMQDNLNKEIRKSESFVDYVVLRRNMIKVQYQMMHRFLLEEERFQLKTLEREAQEILQQLRDSGIRMAQHREKLKEMYRELTELCHKSDMELLQVTKEIYTRIKLLEMQKLQPVNPELSSLHITGILDMLNKFRVHNGLIQGWANRYMSLPDEVRNRIFGGDGATENPQTLESYVIWDVEAFKSGKHYWEVDVGNTSNWIIGVCKDFTSDSFEVSQIPEPSSTKQVCSLSYKSTSNEEKRASSKWLRFVPKEKASTPHLWFLLFPVAPPTAPPGDCYAPYSRIEVKNRSTVPLSVSAATIYSEDRVVALHVPSEGVSPSSARATSICRAHHLLQHLLQLQEEEHLQLQEQTSGTKRKAEVCPGESGFSKLQDLKNSEAVHKVFLEEIQLGEELLPQGKLEKAADHLTNAIVVCGQLPQLLPVLTANSSTTGVADVANQAPKD, from the exons ATGGATTCTCATGCCTTGCAAGACTTCCAGAGTGCACTCACATGCTCCATTTGTATGAATTACTTCTTAGAACCTGTCACCATTGACTGTGGACACACCTTATGCCAACCCTGCCTCTACTTCTGCTGGGATGAAGCCCAAACACCCAGGTGTTGCCCTCAGTGTAGAGAAATAGTTGAGAAGACAGACTACAGGACCAACACTGTCGTCAAGAAGCTGACCTCTCTCGCCAGACAGGCCAGACCTCGCTCAGACAGCAACTCTGGGGAGCAGCTCTGCAGGACAAATGGGGAGACAAAGGGGCTCTTCTGCGAGGTGGACAAGAGCCTGCTCTCTGCACCCTGCTCTGAATCACCTGAACACGCGGTTCATAGCTACAGCCCAGTGGCTTGCATGGCGGAGGAGAACAGA GagaaaattgtaaagaaaatGGATCCTTTATGGCAAAAGACTCAGGAGATGCAAGATaatctaaataaagaaattagaaaatctgAGTCATTTGTG GACTATGTAGTTTTAAGGAGGAACATGATCAAAGTTCAATATCAAATGATGCATCGGTTTCTCCTTGAAGAGGAGAGATTTCAACTGAAGACACTAGAAAGAGAAGCACAGGAAATTTTACAGCAACTCAGAGACAGTGGAATCAGAATGGCCCAACACAGAGAAAAGCTGAAGGAAATGTACAGAGAGCTGACTGAGTTGTGCCACAAATCTGACATGGAGTTGCTCCAGGTGACCAAG GAGATCTACACAAG AATCAAGTTGCTGGAGATGCAGAAGCTCCAGCCAGTGAACCCAGAGCTCTCTTCATTACACATCACTGGAATCTTGGATATGCTGAACAAGTTCCGAG taCACAATGGACTTATTCAAGGATGGGCCAATCGCTATATGAGTCTTCCTGATGAAGTTAGAAATAGGATATTTGGAGGTGATGGTGCAACTGAAAATCCCCAGACACTGGAGAGTTATGTTATATGGGATGTTGAGGCCTTTAAATCTGGTAaacactattgggaggtggatGTGGGGAACACCTCCaactggattataggtgtgtgtaaAGATTTTACAAGTGACAGTTTTGAAG TCAGTCAGATCCCTGAGCCCTCCTCAACTAAGCAAGTCTGTTCACTTTCTTACAAATCCACATCCAATGAAGAAAAACGTGCCAGTTCAAAGTGGTTGCGTTTTGTTCCAAAGGAGAAGGCATCCACACCTCACCTTTGGTTTCTCCTGTTCCCTGTGGCGCCCCCCACCGCTCCGCCAGGTGACTGTTATGCCCCATACTCGAGAATAGAGGTGAAAAATAGAAGCACGG ttCCTCTCTCTGTCAGTGCAGCCACCATCTACTCTGAGGACAGGGTAGTGGCACTCCATGTACCTAGTGAAGGGGTGAGCCCAAGCAGTGCAAGGGCCACAAGCATATGCAGAGCTCATCATCTGCTACAGCATTTACTTCAATTGCAAGAGGAAGAACACCTCCAACTTCAAGAACAAACTTCGGGAacgaaaagaaaagcagaagtttGCCCAGGAGAGAGTGGGTTTTCCAAGTTACAGGATCTTAAAAATTCTGAAGCTGTTCATAAAGTCTTCCTTGAAGAAATACAGCTTGGTGAAGAGTTACTACCTCAAGGCAAACTTGAGAAAGCTGCAGACCATCTGACAAATGCAATTGTTGTGTGTGGACAGCTGCCTCAGTTGCTGCCTGTGTTAACAGCAAATTCTTCCACCACAGGTGTTGCAGATGTTGCTAACCAAGCTCCCAAAGACTAG